Below is a window of Lytechinus variegatus isolate NC3 chromosome 4, Lvar_3.0, whole genome shotgun sequence DNA.
ccaatcaatctcaactgtatggaaatcaaTACATAGCATTAtctttttctacaggaaattaaCACTatctccttagtaaacaaagagaatcacaatGAATCTTCAAGAGGacaataaatatatgaatatacagcatatctagaaaatattttgaacaaatttgcatttaagATGTTAACGTTGCTGGCAACCCATAGATGTGATagatctggggggtgtttcacaaagatttaagtatgacttagagtcgcactaaAATACTAAGTTGCGTACGATATGAAAGGattgactgcattggtcagatcgtgtcatggggacgcgcactactgcgtatctatcaataagatcgcgcgttgcatatctaGTACGCGTCggaatttaagtgcgacttaagtcatacttaaatctttgtgaaacaccccccagatcaatcaaaactctttgtaagacggggcccaggtacTCCAGTGCATTGAAGACATGGTCAGAGTGGAAGTCCAATAGAAATGGAATAAACGTCCGCTGGGTAGAGGATGCACATCCAGCCACTGACGTTTCAACAAGATGTTGCAGAAACCATATCTCTGTATCCATTCTTTCAAGTTCCTTGGGATCTTGCGGATCTGTTCACATCCAGTTCAACGATTCGCTATTCATagtttttctttaatatgtcTGGCTTATTAATTAAGACATATCTTAACCGAGCTCCTTCATATGTCAAAGTCCATTGTTATGAGGCCAATCATCAATCTTCGTCATCATCGAGATCGAGATCGACGTCCAGGTCCAGATCTTGAAAGAGTGACTCGTCAACTTCAACTCTATCACCTACGGAGAGAGAAATGTGCATACAGTCAATGACCACTGGTGGATCACCTACATATAAATACCACTAATCATATCCaactaaatagagtaaaattcaccagGAAAACGGTGGTGATTTCATTGCtcagagcattggactcataatcgcaaggttgtgggttcaaatcccaactctgccattgtctcctctttgataaaaaggcccgagagtgatatctgtcgtctataacgtcagccactatgactgattattaacctagacgtaaaatgtttcataggtaattggttatataccagctaggcgtttaccagcaaaatgctgtcctgccgagttcctacgggagttgcacaaacagctaatgaataaaaaagttcatgaattttcagatttagcaatattttgtgaagagTTATATGCATGCCATAATGAATTATTGAATATGCAATAGGTGGGCTgttgatgtcataactttactttcatttttcttctgttattatatgaaatcatatctttcacacatgtgtgtatgatatacatgtctcccttgtaaaaaaaataagttcatgatcacaatttgcaggaatagttcaagtttatttattcaaaaccaaaaacatcacatcatattcaAAATAGATATACATACAAcaagtacataaacatacatcAATTAGATTATAGCATAGACAAATTGGTTTTAGGACCcctttaaaagcaaagcttgtgagtAGGGCCCTGAAATActtaatgattaatattaacataaaacataGGATATAACAATCTACAAGAtacaaaaggagagaaaaaaatatgaataataaggTTCAGATGCTAAAAATAGAATGGATAGTGATTctaatgattattttcaaaatgatgatTACATTGTTCAAAGGTGaggattattattataataaaggATTTTACAGGATGATGGAAATGGAAATGTTTCAGTTAAACTAATAATTTGACTATGATCAGACCTGCCAACCGCTGGGAATGAAaagtgtattctgtgataaaaaaaagtgtattttcccccaaaaaagtgtatttcaaattaaaatgcatGGCGCACTTGCTCatcgcggcgctcaagctgcatgcaagccaAAATGCCAAACAAACAtttaaacatgtgtatatctcaccctggttttaacaaaatgtttgaaaacaagttacctgaaataacattgatctaataaccatatttgtgtaagttttatgaaatagacatataaagatgatttttctcaatgaattacgaatttgtaaaaaaaaagaagaaaaaaacgtaCTAAACACgccaaaaacgtactggttggcaggtctgcatGATGATGAGAATTACATTGGTAATGATGTTATGATGGTGATTACAATGATAAGAGCTGTAATATTAACCCTAATAACACTAGGGGCTGaatcagaccccccccccccagtcttcttaggcatttaaaggtaaatgctagttttggtaacgatatcaaaatgagttcgtacagaatccaatgaaatgaagtgtctgtttgtataaataaaacgcatgtgccaaaggattctggaagaaattgtgtaattgctgagaaatcagcaaataagcataggattcgggtagagcatcgggcccgacgctctaagcaataattatacattgtcccacgtgcgcttatctgtgttggggatcttcggtgtgaacatttttcagcgtagatttcaagatttcacaaagttcagttaatgtaactgtaccagatctagatcctcgatgatatactgacaattaagccttgttttacagactttctcatgaaatcagtgtttactgcaactactggaatttctctttaaaggacaagtccaccccaacaagaacttgatttcaataaaaagataaaaattcaacaagcataacactgaaaatttcatcaaaatcagatgtaaaataagagttatgacatttaaagttttgcttattttcaataaaatagttacatgaacaagccagttacatccaaatgagagagttgatgacatcactcactatttcttttgtattttattatataaaatatgaaatatttttattttctcgtcattgtcgtgtgaaatgaagtttcctccctgaacacgtggaattccattattttaacattttgtgcttcaggcaaggaggtcctaatcatctagtttcataaaattgaaatattgtataattcaaacaataaaaaacaaaaagaaatagtgagtgagtgacgtcatcgactctctcatttggatgtaactggctcgttcatataactattttgttgaaaaataagcgaagctttgaaatgtcataactttcttattttacatccgattttgatgaaattttcagcattgtgcttgtctgatttttctctattgattcaaatcaacatttttctgaggtggaattgacctttaaacagcccagtctttttagggttaatgatAAACGAAGCGacaataattacatgtatatacttactTTCATCCAAAAGATCCATATCTGATGTATCCAAGTTCGCATTCTGGAAGAAAAGCTCCTTCCCTAAGTGATAAAAAAAGtggtaaaaataaacaatagatTTCTTACTTTTTTGACCAACATGCAGAGAACAGTGACAGATACACTCTTCAAGTACTGCTGTGCTGATGAATGTACTGGTATTAAAATAACCAATTCCATATCTCTGCTCTGCTAAGTAGCATGATAGGGCAAGGCAAGAAGTAGGACTTACATTATGCTTTGGGAGGTAGACCTTATAAGGATCTATCATGTGAAAAGGGCCAGAGCGATAACTTGGGGACTTTGTTTGCTGATGATGCGATTTTACACATTTGAACAATTAAATTCGGCAATCGTAATGATTACATTCCTTCCGTACTGAATTATTAGAGAAGCTAATACATGGCAATAATTCTTGGGTAACACCTATTCCCTATATAATAATCATTagtatcaatggtgcaatatcATATGGAAATCTTGATCAAATAAAAAACGTTGAAACAATTATTATACTTCCCCATAATATTCATTAAACGTGCAGAGAGttaatcaaacatgaataatacatgaAAAGTTCACATGAAATAGGATTAGAATAATCATATGTTTACTCAATAGTTTTCTTGTTCAATTGTTGAATCAGActgctctgctaaagccagggtagtTACAGCATCTTCTTTTGGTCAACCTAGTACAAACATCAGACAAAGTAAGATATAGGTGCTGTATATAAtgcaagtataattattttgatcatcACCTGTGAGTTTTCCCGCTGTACTGTCAGATGCAGCGCTCTGTTTGGCTTTGAGTTCTTTCTGCTCCTGATCAAATCTTTCTTTCCACGCTAGAAAGCTCTCTATCGTGACGAGGGTGCCCTTTAACTTATTTGCCTGTCAGAGAAAAGaatgacaaataaatacaatgaaatCTGCCTCTATACCATAGACCACTCAAGGgttgtgatttttgttttaccttATAAGCCTGTTCACAGTTGTAAACTGAGCACAACCAGTTAgaggtcatttgagataaaacCATGAAGGTGGTTTTTAAATTCACTGACATctgcatttgtgatttgataaTTACTCATGTAttccatttaaaaataattcttttcatcacatccaagctgaagagtaacAAAGTCTTCATACTCACTGGGATATGACATTAGCTAAAACAAGAGTCAAATGTGGCAAACGCAGacaacaaaacaaacagatttccaaactttacccatgatgtactattctagtcacctcgTCCATACAATTCATTTCCTTCTCAGAAGTTTAATGCTTTGCCAGGAAAGGTTACGCAACatcttcatttgaaaatgttagAGCGCATCCTAATGATATATCGTAAAGGTCAAATAAGAAAAGTTGACCATGGGCTAACCGTGAGCTGACTTATTGTTATAGAGAAAGCATGAATGTTTGTAAGCTAAGCAGCCAGAGGACCAACTGCTTATGGTGCTCTCTGGGGGAACCAGGGAACAAATTACAAGGGGTCCAAAGGCAATTTCATccacaaaatgctcaaaagacccctgcaaaataaggaaaagaaCCATAGAAAGTTCCTATCCATGGCAATAAATTATTAAAGCACATGTGGCAGATTGAGGCAATGAGTTgtaaaaagttgggaaaacattACTTTTTTGCCtggagggacctggtaatgaggataagtGCCTTACTGAAAGGGCACAATCACACCAAATGGGAATCGAAGCTGTGGTCATCCGACTGCAAAACCATCGCCTTTTCTCAGGTGGTTTTTATAGacacatttcctttttttatgtgtTTAAATGGGGGAAAATTGTTAAAGGGAAACTAAATGCATGgtctttaaaggtaaatgaaaCCTTGggaacatatacatgtaggcttgtgtagaaacataaaaatcaaagaataagaataaagaaagtttgagaaaaatcagacaaataatgaaaaagttatgagcatttgaatattgcaatcactaatgctgtggagatcctcccattggcaatgcgacaaggatgtgtgatgtcactgatgaacaactttccctttggtggactataaaataccctcaaaatgtctctttttgctttttcttatgatgatacaaactctttatccatgatgtacatgtattcttaaaaaatatgtattacatgccctcatgtagaaagaacacatgatctatggatagatgtgataaaagaggcaattcaagtgaaatatatactaaagtaatggggagagttgttcacaagtgacatcacacaactttgtcgcattgctaatttgctatctccatagcaatagtgatcgcaatattcaaatgctcataactttctcattatttgtccgatttttctcaaatttttgttgatctgtttctttgatttttctgttttcacacaagctatcttgttccaatggtttcattctcctttgaaGACATGTGATCACTATTAAAGCATAATATGAGTGTGCGTAAGAacatttattgtttatatttttgttcaaatcaaataaatttccTTTCTTGCTGGTACACCAAGTTTGCTTTCCCCAAAGTATTTCTCTGTAGTTACAGGTATTCccaatgctttttttttacaaaagtcTTGGGTCAGACTGACTTTGATAAGAAACTGCGAGCTCCATGAGACCTTCGTCATGATGGCGTCACTGCGGATGCAGCAGGAAAGTTTCACCTATACATGGCTgccaaaaataatattttctcaGGATTTCGGATCTCAGAAAAGTGGGCAAAAAGTGGGGAGGAAGAAGAGTGTTGCTAATGggagcacatacatgtacatgtattacgcCCGCCTGTAATGCAGAAAATGCTATCAGTTATcagtcaagcaagaaaagtggaaagtggcgacttcacctttgaccccctgacctcaaaatcgatAGAATTtgtgggatccatgctagtatcatgcACAccaaatcatatgagcctacactaagttaaactaaagttattgaattaacaatgacttcagaagggtaagatgaaaacatgtcatgaAAACACGGACAGACAGATGGACGGACACCGGGCGTGATACCACAATACGTCCCGTAGGACGGGCGTATAAAAACAGAGGTCAAAAGTTCAATTTACCGCTTCCTCCtctgctcttttcttttcttcctctatCCTCCTCTTTCTATCATCTTTCGTAGCCTTgatttcatctattttctcaTTCAGGAACTCCTGTGAGGCCGACACGATGGCAAAGATCATGGCCATACCGATATTCTCTTCAATCTGTCATaaatgagaatgaaataaattcagtTGAAATTCAACACAAATTGCTTCACAAAGTGAAATACTGTACttcataaattcattaaaaagtttgaaggaaaaaaaaaattatattcacagCCTATACAATGAatcccagaaaaaaaggaaaccataACTCGGTCATATATACATGCCATGTACTCTACCATTCTGTATAATTATGTCCAAGACATATGTTAGGTTGATTTTTACTGTTATTGTATCATTTTGTGAATTTCCTTTTGTATAGTGACAACTGACAAGTGTATAGAATTATCTGTGTTCGACCgacattttaaatgaaatgaaataaatgaatcaaatgaAAGTTTTTTGCTGTCACAAATTTGTTTCATGTAATGGAAAAGATATGCTTCTCTTCTCTCATTTGAAACCCATCTCAACGTTCATAATGCACACAAGACAGTGGAAAATTGTGCTACCAAATTTTCATCGGCAAGagcaaattacaattttgaGTGAGTTTTTCTGGCTTTTACTGCTATCTACTCGGAAATACATGGATTGTGCAAaggtgtacatgtagctatcCGATGTCTCTTTGAGTTTCttctatctacatgtagatattcaAATATCCTGATGAAGTGTGCACTGGACTTAGACCAATAGTCACTACCTGGTGTCATCTCCTATGCTTATCAGGAAAGGAATCTCAAAGCGCTCTTTAACTTGTCGAAAATGCTCTATATAATTGATAAATGTCAGCGACAATCATGTTGCACACTTTCAAGGTGAAGTTTGTTATTCTAaaaattcaattgtttttttaacttgCAAGTCTGTCTAAAGTGTTTTCTGTGGGCATACAGTACAGAGAACTGTAGGCATTTGAAAAGTAAGCATTTAAGATTAGCAGAATCCTGGCACTGAAAGTGTTGTAAAAGGTTTAGAATCCTTTATACCTGGGCTTGAACTAGTTCACTAATCTGCTGTTCATAGTCTTGGGCAAGCTCGTCATCGAGTATCACCTCAAAGATTGGTGCTTCTTCTGGGTAGCATGGTGTGTAGGTGAACTTAAGGGTGACCGAGAGCTGACCTGCggaaaaaatacaacaaatatatttagTAAGCTGACGTTCTGTGAGTCAATACCCGGATATGCAGGTTAATAATTGCACAATTAACTTAAATAAGACTTGCATACTGATATGCCTTTTGATTTTATAtccatgttttgttttcttattgtttgaaatagacatgaaattaaatactctacaaaaatttgctttgcccaattgatcgtgggctcGACAGCTGCTGTGCAGTGCCAGATCAATGAGGCTTTATCTCTTTAATCGTTGAActccaaacagggtagcagcaactacCATCTTTTAAGGTGTTTTGGTCTGACGTGGCCGGGGGTTTGATCCCCGAcctgagacggacgctctaccaactgagccaacacatcgGTTATATGAAGTCAAGTTGTAATATTGATCGTCTTGTAATCTggggagcttttcatgaaaAGATGACTTAGCGATCCAGTGCGACGTGATTTTTCAAGTAATTGCATTTTGCATCAAATATGAAAATTCCAAGAAttaaacttatttcattttggcaTATCATTAGGAAaactaaaatcatatttttactttgcGGCAAGCCCTATGGTCGGAGTAAAGTCCAATTCGACCTCCGGTCACAGCCGATGATGACGTTGTTACGATTTggaatttaatttgtttttattcattcagggaGGCTCTAACTGGActgaatttcgatttcagtagtcctaccactattctAAACTCTGATCAGCAATATTTTACTAGTTGGAATACccatatcaaatgttattacaattaATTTAAAATTCGGATTGCAACGAATCGTATCATGTGAGATGGACGTTCCaacaatttatacatgtatatgtaccaTAGAGTAACAGTCAGTTACTACTCAGACACTTATGTTTTTAATCAAGCAAAGTCAAATGACATGTTCATAACAATCCCCtggagcagggggggggggggtagctcGGCTGGTATAGAATATTGAAAGCCATTAATTATATGAATGGATGTCAACTTTGCACTGTCACATTTAGATGTATTCAGTGGGAGGCTCACAGTGgtaaatcaaatttaattcaGTATGTAAGGTGACCATACACATACAGCAAAAAACTGTCAAAGATTGCTCAAATATACAGCTATGGCACAGGCATCTTAACAAACCTCCAAGCAATGCCTTTGTCCTCCTAACCTTTTGGATGATTCAGCTACATTTTTCTAGTAAGATGTACTTGTAAACCAATATAAATTGAGATGGTTGATTACAGGGTAAGATTTTGATCCAAGATGACAACGGCAATTTAGAAAGTAGTCTAGACTGGACGTTGATGTATACATCAACATCCAGTCTGGATTACTCTCTTTCCCAAAGCTACCATAGAGGGCCTCCCAATTCCTACTTGTAGCTCTGGTTTAAATTATTGTTCTCAATTTCATACACAATATTCCGTTATTAGATTTATGCCTGAAATTTCCATCTGTTTATGTTCaggatttgtattttccatttGTATTTTCCATTTGTATTGTATATACAGGTATGCTTGTATTTTGCTTTGCTTTATGTTATACAGGGCCCCCAAGTACAACAGTATTTGACTACTTATGGGGTTACCCTGTTTCAATAATAccaaataaaggaaaaaataaataaactccTAATCCCTCATCTAGTTCCAAAAGGGcagtctgcaccatcccgagttttcaaattagcgcgctatttctgatctggcaaattatcccgatctgaacaatctcgaaaTCATTTgcaatgcagacgcaattatcgcactatttcgtaggattaatctcgagattgcaatcccaagtcaacttcggattatttgcaaaatagcacgctatttcacaaattatcgcgctaattcgtaggtgcagacgcactagGGATTATTTATACACGgcaatgcatcgatgcctcgctcttcttgcgatggtggagatggggtttcttgaatctcgagattaatcgcgaagagggccgatcgggctaaaatcttgaaattgggcaaactcgggatggtgcagcaccgccttatATGAGGAAGGATGAGGGGATTAGCACTGGGAATGTGATTCGAAATGGGATTGGAAGTCAGGAGGCCCTCCATGTTAGCATTGGGGAAAGAGTGCTTCGAAACACCAATGTCTCATCTGCACTAAGTTAGAAAGCAGCATttacctttttcttcttcttcatcttcaccCGACTCCTCCTCTGCTGACACTGTCACCTGGAATACATGGAAAGGTTTCGTCTCCAGTACTagaatcataaaaacaaaaacacattaAAAGCACTGTAATTGCACATGATGCCagccaattcaattcaattaaaaaattgtcTTAATTGATGATCAAACATCAAATTTACTGTCGCACATGAAAAAACAGCAGGAGCTGGAAAATTCATGTTTACAAGTTTTTATCAATTGGCACAATAAAACATAgcaaaatgcattaaaaaggCTAAGATACATTTAAAAGGAAATGCCAACATCAAATTAAAGAATTCTCTAGGTACCAAAAAAGGCATAAGTAGGTGAAAACAAATACTTGTAAGTCtatatttacaaagaaaatcACTCCATTTTCGTTTcgaaatattcatattcatcGTTTTTCAAACTACCTTAGCTTGAATTgaaccctacatgtacatcgttTGTGGACAGAGTTCTGTTCCCTAAGGCTGGCCACAAGGACAGGGCCAGCCTAGTCTAAGGCCAACGGTGTGGCCTTGGGCTTGGCTTTAGATGCCTAAGTCCTTGGCCCTGGACCTGAGGTcttggcctacatgtatgacacACAACAATTGCCTTTTTGCCATAACAGCGAAAGTAAGCAAGGGTCGGTCTGTAATGTAGTTTTTAAAGCTGTATGACATGAAAGGGCATAGCTTTTATTTTATATGGAGAATGAGATTCATTCAGGCATAgcttaaaatatatcaacaatGGTCCATGTaaacatttaaatattttcacatttatatcaatttaatgtttgaaaaaaatgttgaaaatgtatGATAATTAGAGTTGGGTGGcacatttcttttatcattatatcaaatttgaatttagaAATACTAGTATTGCCATGTTATTGTAAACAGTTTGACCTAGATCTCCCCAATTTCAATGGACAATATCCAATCATGAACTCAGCCGGATAATTGAACAACTGTCTGGTTTCTATGTCTTGCTTGCAATCTGACTTAGGATTccagaattgtttttttttttaaacaagtggaatgcctctggccgtctcacctgcatcacgcgattcaacatagcagcagtgctgacttttaaaactactataactcgcacaagatgttcagtgatacttggttactcttatttcaatcttttatgaactagaccaatacactttacaaagataggatggtaattcaacaaatacccccaatgtggccaaagttcattgacctcacatgacctttgaccttgatcatgtgacctgaaacttgcacaggttattcaatgatacttgattactcttatgtctaagtttcaaaagtcagatcaataaacttgcgaagttatgatggtaattcaacagatacccccattatggccaaagttcattggcctttgatcttggtcatgtgacctaaaatgtgcacaggatgttcagtgatacttgattactcttatgtccaagttttatgaactagacc
It encodes the following:
- the LOC121414233 gene encoding RWD domain-containing protein 1-like, with amino-acid sequence MTDYKEEQVNEIEALESIYPDEFSVLETKPFHVFQVTVSAEEESGEDEEEEKGQLSVTLKFTYTPCYPEEAPIFEVILDDELAQDYEQQISELVQAQIEENIGMAMIFAIVSASQEFLNEKIDEIKATKDDRKRRIEEEKKRAEEEAANKLKGTLVTIESFLAWKERFDQEQKELKAKQSAASDSTAGKLTGKELFFQNANLDTSDMDLLDESDRVEVDESLFQDLDLDVDLDLDDDED